The Juglans microcarpa x Juglans regia isolate MS1-56 chromosome 8D, Jm3101_v1.0, whole genome shotgun sequence genomic sequence aaaaaacacttaCATCCTGTCTTGAAGTGGGTTAGTTCATTTCCAAAGTATAGTCGGGTCCTACCAATGGAAAGTTTAGCCACTCATCTTCCTTTATCCGCTTTAACATACATGGCAGGCGGCCACGCTGAAAATACATTATTCAAAGAATAATAGAGTTACTATGCTTGATGGGAACCATTTTTAAATTGATCGTTGGTTTAAGGGATTCCATTCTTATATGTTCATATCAATCCTACTATTATCcatctactatttattttttatttaattttttattttacttaatgatgaaagaagtgagtattagtaaagctatatattttttaattttttttagtgattaagaatgttaaaaaagtacttaaaaaatattaaaaaaaaacttgaaataaacTTGAGTAACAGATGGGTAGTAATCGAGTAATAATATGATAGTAACCTATCACTACCCTCACTACCCTTAttcaaatgagagagaaagacgaTGAGAGTGAGatctaatgagagagagagtcgtcTGGTGcgttttgcacaaaaaaaaacaaaagtatgagAAGCTGTCACGTAGTGTGTGCAATGTGTGTACAACTACAGTGGCTGCTCTATAACACTACTCATTCATAATTACTTATACACATGCCAATTATTGATATGTAGAAAATcgtgaaatttaaaattcaagatttgaaattcaaaaaaaagaaaagtcttgtaaataaaaatataagtacatATAACACTACTCAGAGGATAATTAATAGAATGATGCAATTTAAATCagtcataaaatttttttttttcaaaaaaaaaaaaaaaaaaaaaaaaaacacttacaTCCTGTCTTGAAGTGGGCTAGTTCATTTCTAGAGGATAGTTAAGGTCCTACCAATGGAAAGTTTAGCCACTCATCTTCCCTTATCCACTTTAACATACATAGCGGGTGGCCACGTTGAAAATACATTTattcaaagaataataatagAGTTATTATCGGAATCGATTTTAAATTGATTATGAGTTCAAAAGATTCTATTCTAACGGATTCATATCAACCCTACTATTAACCATAtactatttattttgtatttaattttttaatttacttaataattaaggaagtgagtattagtaaatttatatatatttttttaattttttcttaatgattaagaatgttaaaaaaatacttaaaaaattataaataaataaaaaaataaataaaaacttaaaataaactTGAGTAATAGATGAGTAGTATTAATAGGGTAATAACCCTAGCCAATCACTACCCTTATTCAAAACTAGTCAAAGATGGAATAATAATTTCGATGGAGTAATAAATAGACCGACAATTTCTTTCTCCAAAGACATGCAGAGTAAGTACCGATCATTAGGCCGCTCGTCATCAAGATCAGTTGTCTTCTCTCGCTAGCCATCTGCGCGCTAGCTAGCTTCTTGTTGCTAATTCCTCTAGCTAGCTAAAACATGATCAAGGTAAGCCTTCTTAAATATATGCACACCCATGCATGCAGAACCGTGAATACATGAAGCGAATTGAAACTCGGTTCCTTTTAGTACGTACTTTTTGTTCTACAGatcactctatatatatatacggctTCATTCATCATCATATATACAGTTTAtgtgctttttatttttcaaactgaTCATCgtgcatacatatataatatatatatatatatatatatggtactacTGCAGCAAAAGATAGTTATAAAGGTGCAAATGACCTGCGACAAATGCCGAACCAAGGCCATGAAGATTGCGGTCACATCATCAGGTAATTATTTGCAGTTAGCTATGATCATGATCTGCGTATTCAAACTCATCATGACTTTTCATCATTAGATACGGGACGTACGTAGTTACATCGATCAATACGATCGATCGAGGGCCGGCATAATTTTCATCAGAGAATATTATTTACGTACGcggttattaattaataactaatTGACAGGTGTGACATCGGTGGGAATAGAAGGGACCGATAAAGATCAGTTGGTGGTAATTGGCGAAGGTGTTGACTCCGCTTGTTTGACCCACTCCCTAAGGAAGAAGCTTTGCTATGCCGATATATTAACTGTTGAAGAAGTAAAGCCGCCGGCGGAGCAGAAGCCCAAGCCGCCTGAACCTACGGCCTGCCATTGCCTAtgcccaccaccaccaccgcgTCCCATGTACTGCGAAGTCGTCTACCATGATCAAAATCCAAATTCCTGCCTCACCATGTGAACACCCAGATTAAATATTGTCTCTCttatgattaattaatatttgcatCCCCGATTTTAGCATGCATGATCAGTCTCATCGATCCATGATCAGTTTCAATTCCCTTTTTATTTGTGCAGGCAGTACGTactacttcatatatatataaaatatatgtgcgtggcttcttttatatatatatatatggtacgtAGTCATGATGATCTAATAATCAAGGCTAGGGATGGATTTTAAAAGTGTAGGTGGAAATCATTATAATGGAATTGATCATACTAGCTAGCATTATTCATAcaaaagactatatatatatatatatatatatatatatatatatatatatatatatatatatatatactaggaaGGAACAACGCAATGCACGTATGTCCAATTTAActttacataattttttgttttcaaaacaaagaaattacttttaaaagtaGAAACAatgaattatagaaaaaaaaaatcaactcatcATCTCCTATACTATAGAGTAacatgtgatttctcatttttaccattcaacttaaacaaatatacattgatgtttaaatatgtgtatttacacatcaagaaaaaaaataagaaatcacGTATTGGAGTGTGGTGTGGAAATCATgaataacatttcttttaaaagaaatcatttcaaatctaatatctttattttaaatctagccgatgatttttaaattgagtcaagtattctaaaatcttttaaatattttaccaaaatcaaGTTCTAGTTTTGCAATATTATGGTTAGTTtatgcaaatttttatttttaaaatctaatatcaacattacaaaattaatgtgtgcttttttaataatgaatatataatcaaattataattagaattaaaataaataaaaatgtcaaaataaatattttaatagaatatgaTAGATTTTGAGAGTATGTTGTTTGGTGTTGTTGAAAAGtggctagctaaatttataaaagtgaaatCTTTAGCCAAATTTTGACCAAACTTTGTTGAATCCACTATTAATGCTCTTATAGGTGGCTCATTTTTAATAtctctatagtctatattattttataaaaaaaaattatcatcagctactattcactactccaCACTTcataccctatgaaaaatacctttataccctatgaaaaaattctcactctataaaaaaactatagataTAAGGTATGAGAATGAATAGTAGTTgaacatttctcttattttatttttggaacgATTGAATTTGTTGGGACCATGTGGTCATTAAATTATGGTATTTTGTActtgttttataaatatataatattttagctttaaaaaatatagaaaattaatgGAGCGCAACGATGTGACCACGTGGGGGAAAGAGAAAGTGGAAGGTCAGAGCACACAGATCACAATCGTAAAGCATCAATCGCAATTAGCAACACAACTagcatttcattttaaatttctcttccACTTTTGCCCTTCGCCCATGCATATGCTCATTATTACTCCCCATACCCGTCCCCTCGTCTCTTTCCTTTGAGAGTTTGCCTTCTAATTTTACTCTCGTTCCAATCcaccaaaaccctaaaacttgttttcttcttctctctctttcccatTCCTTACCTCCTGCGCTGAC encodes the following:
- the LOC121242534 gene encoding heavy metal-associated isoprenylated plant protein 47-like, with amino-acid sequence MKQKIVIKVQMTCDKCRTKAMKIAVTSSGSVTSVGIEGTDKDQLVVIGEGVDSACLTHSLRKKLCYADILTVEEVKPPAEQKPKPPEPTACHCLCPPPPPRPMYCEVVYHDQNPNSCLTM